The following proteins come from a genomic window of Fibrobacter sp. UWEL:
- the rpoN gene encoding RNA polymerase factor sigma-54 produces MDIGLNVGMKTGLEQTLSPTMILGVTILQKTSMELETAIRDELETNPLLEVDESVSDEDREVRESELDGNDVNDDYESRGDSLDGGDSMDDSDRGALDMGGDFDDYGSDRLGDGTREDDASFNEVNMMRESPDEEWDRPIKDFGKPLQEQLEDQLGIWKGTSKLFEDLAENGCDEAHFRELVKYIISSVDEDGFLSSCDEDKVCGINSSDKFIVEIERVIRGELELTEESVSLPVHEAFHVLHGFSPSGVGARNQRECFLIQANRIPGFPVLGIKILESCYDDLLALRYAKIGKTLGVSTEEVQAAVRAFARLSPHPGFQVARVPAHTISVDLKLEEKNGKLDVKSVRSSNSRLRVNSTYKALANSKSASKEDKAYIRAHVAKAEEFIKAINNRYSTMELVMKEILKRQKDFFTKGPAFLKPMVLQDIADVIGKDVSTVNRVTNGKFVDTPYGIFELKRFFTSGIKQKATAGADGSAEGAEEVVGSAQVIDAMKKMIEEENKKKPLSDQAISDKLAEMGMKVARRTVAKYRENVLHVLTASQRKQ; encoded by the coding sequence ATGGATATCGGTTTAAATGTCGGAATGAAGACGGGTCTGGAACAGACCCTATCGCCTACCATGATTCTGGGGGTCACTATCCTCCAGAAGACTTCCATGGAACTGGAAACTGCCATCCGTGACGAGCTGGAAACGAACCCCTTGCTGGAAGTGGATGAATCCGTTTCTGACGAAGACCGCGAGGTTCGCGAAAGTGAACTGGACGGTAACGACGTCAACGATGATTATGAAAGTCGCGGAGACTCCTTGGACGGTGGCGACTCTATGGATGATTCCGACCGCGGTGCCCTGGATATGGGCGGCGACTTCGACGATTATGGTAGCGACCGCCTGGGGGATGGAACCCGCGAAGACGACGCTTCCTTTAACGAAGTGAACATGATGAGGGAATCCCCCGACGAAGAGTGGGACCGTCCCATCAAGGATTTTGGAAAGCCTCTCCAGGAACAGCTGGAAGATCAGCTGGGTATCTGGAAGGGCACCAGCAAGCTGTTTGAAGACCTGGCGGAAAACGGCTGCGACGAGGCACACTTCCGCGAGCTGGTGAAGTACATCATCAGCTCTGTGGACGAAGACGGCTTCCTGTCCAGCTGCGATGAAGACAAGGTTTGCGGTATCAATTCCTCCGACAAGTTTATCGTTGAAATTGAACGAGTCATTCGTGGTGAATTGGAACTGACGGAAGAATCTGTATCCCTTCCGGTTCACGAGGCATTCCATGTGCTTCACGGATTTTCCCCCAGCGGTGTTGGCGCTCGCAACCAGCGTGAATGTTTCCTGATCCAGGCCAATCGTATTCCTGGTTTCCCTGTGCTGGGAATCAAGATTCTGGAAAGCTGTTACGATGACCTGCTGGCCTTGCGTTACGCTAAAATTGGAAAGACCTTAGGTGTCTCCACGGAAGAAGTACAGGCAGCTGTTCGTGCTTTCGCCCGACTGAGTCCCCATCCGGGTTTCCAGGTAGCTCGCGTTCCTGCCCATACCATTTCTGTGGACTTGAAGCTTGAAGAAAAGAACGGTAAGCTGGATGTGAAATCCGTACGTTCTTCTAACAGCAGGCTTCGCGTGAACTCCACCTACAAGGCTCTGGCCAATAGCAAGAGTGCTTCCAAGGAAGATAAGGCTTACATTCGTGCCCACGTTGCCAAGGCGGAAGAATTCATCAAGGCCATCAACAATCGCTACTCCACCATGGAGTTGGTCATGAAGGAAATTCTCAAGCGCCAGAAAGATTTCTTTACCAAGGGACCGGCGTTCCTGAAGCCCATGGTGCTGCAGGACATTGCTGATGTGATCGGCAAGGATGTGAGTACGGTAAACCGCGTGACCAACGGCAAGTTTGTGGATACGCCCTATGGCATTTTTGAGTTGAAGCGTTTCTTCACCTCTGGCATTAAGCAGAAGGCTACCGCCGGCGCGGATGGTTCCGCAGAAGGTGCCGAAGAGGTGGTGGGCTCCGCTCAGGTCATTGACGCCATGAAGAAGATGATCGAAGAGGAAAATAAGAAGAAGCCTCTTTCCGATC